One Sphingomonas limnosediminicola DNA segment encodes these proteins:
- the glmU gene encoding bifunctional UDP-N-acetylglucosamine diphosphorylase/glucosamine-1-phosphate N-acetyltransferase GlmU, with protein sequence MNDQRRFAVIILAAGQGTRMRSDTHKVLHPIASRPLLLHLLDSVDALGADERVVVVGKGREQVEAAIEGRGVATAIQAEQKGTGHAVQQAQTALAGYDGPVVILYGDTPFVETATLRRMLDRLDGEDGPGIVVLASSPADPLNYGRVILGEGDRIAKMVEYKDATEEERAVRLCNSGMMAVRSGDLFRWLSQVSNDNAAGEYYLPDIVNIAAAEGREAVVIEGDPYETAGVNSRAELAHLELEWQRRRRETALHEGATLIDPESVWFAYDTKLGRDVTVEPHVVFGPGVEIADGAAIHAFSHIEGAIVGAKASIGPFARIRPGTRLGERTKVGNFVELKKADVAEGAKVNHLSYVGDADVGARANIGAGTITCNYDGYGKYRTTIGVGTFIGSNTALVAPVKIGDGAIVGAGSVITRDVEADSLAVERNEQKGIAGWARRFRERMTRKAAE encoded by the coding sequence ATGAACGATCAGCGCCGTTTCGCCGTCATCATCCTTGCGGCCGGTCAGGGCACGCGCATGCGCTCCGACACGCACAAGGTGCTCCATCCGATCGCGAGCCGCCCGCTGCTGCTCCACCTGCTCGACAGCGTCGACGCGCTCGGCGCGGACGAGCGCGTGGTCGTGGTCGGCAAGGGCCGCGAGCAGGTCGAGGCCGCAATCGAGGGCCGCGGCGTGGCGACAGCCATCCAGGCCGAGCAGAAGGGCACAGGCCATGCCGTGCAGCAGGCGCAGACCGCGCTCGCAGGTTACGATGGGCCGGTCGTCATCCTTTACGGTGATACGCCCTTCGTGGAGACCGCGACGCTCCGTCGCATGCTCGACCGTCTCGATGGCGAGGACGGACCGGGCATCGTCGTGCTTGCCTCGTCGCCCGCCGATCCGCTCAACTATGGGCGAGTGATCCTCGGCGAGGGCGACCGCATCGCCAAGATGGTCGAATATAAGGACGCGACCGAAGAGGAGCGCGCCGTTCGTCTGTGCAATTCGGGTATGATGGCGGTTCGGTCAGGCGACTTGTTCCGTTGGCTTAGCCAGGTCAGCAACGACAATGCCGCGGGCGAATATTATCTGCCGGACATCGTCAACATTGCCGCCGCCGAAGGTCGCGAGGCGGTGGTGATCGAGGGCGATCCGTACGAGACCGCCGGCGTAAACAGCCGCGCCGAGCTTGCGCACCTTGAGCTGGAGTGGCAGCGCCGCCGCCGCGAGACGGCGCTTCACGAAGGCGCGACGCTGATCGACCCCGAAAGCGTCTGGTTCGCTTATGACACGAAGCTTGGCCGCGACGTCACGGTCGAACCTCACGTGGTGTTTGGCCCGGGCGTCGAGATCGCCGACGGCGCCGCCATCCATGCCTTCAGCCATATCGAGGGCGCGATCGTCGGCGCAAAGGCAAGCATCGGCCCCTTCGCGCGGATCCGTCCGGGGACACGGCTCGGCGAGCGAACGAAAGTAGGCAACTTTGTCGAGCTCAAGAAGGCCGACGTTGCCGAGGGAGCGAAGGTCAATCACCTCTCCTATGTCGGCGACGCGGACGTGGGCGCGCGCGCCAACATCGGCGCGGGGACGATCACCTGCAATTACGACGGCTATGGCAAGTATCGCACGACGATCGGCGTCGGTACGTTTATCGGTTCCAACACCGCGCTCGTGGCCCCTGTGAAGATCGGCGATGGCGCGATCGTGGGCGCCGGTTCCGTTATCACTCGCGATGTGGAAGCAGACAGCCTCGCCGTCGAGCGCAACGAGCAGAAGGGCATCGCCGGCTGGGCCCGCCGCTTCCGCGAACGCATGACCCGCAAGGCGGCGGAGTAG
- a CDS encoding ExbD/TolR family protein yields MITHAVQPDQSPMMEMNTTPLIDVLLVLLVMLIITIPLQTHSMKLDLPGPGPVPKVQPIRNLLEITSAGAMLWNSQPITRDALRYDLRQSQQMKEIPELHFRPAAEARYAVVAEALGIIESENVRKVGFVGNEAYARW; encoded by the coding sequence ATGATCACGCATGCGGTTCAGCCCGATCAAAGCCCGATGATGGAGATGAACACGACACCTCTCATCGACGTGCTGCTCGTCCTCCTCGTCATGTTGATCATCACCATCCCACTCCAGACGCACTCCATGAAGCTGGACCTTCCCGGTCCCGGACCTGTGCCCAAGGTGCAACCGATTAGAAACTTGCTGGAGATCACATCCGCCGGCGCAATGCTCTGGAACAGCCAGCCGATCACGCGGGATGCCCTTCGCTACGATCTTCGGCAGTCACAGCAGATGAAGGAGATACCCGAACTACACTTCCGGCCAGCCGCCGAAGCGCGCTACGCGGTCGTCGCGGAAGCGCTCGGCATTATCGAGAGCGAGAACGTGCGCAAGGTCGGCTTCGTCGGCAACGAGGCTTACGCCCGCTGGTAG
- a CDS encoding biopolymer transporter ExbD has protein sequence MQTTSDNSDGEPMLDMNVTPLIDVMLVLLIMFIITIPIQTHAVKLDLPVNQQNNPPPPIDPVKNNVTVTAKDQVLWNGNPVTMDQLRQYLDVTQQMNPVPELHLQPDATARYEIVDEVLAVTKRAHVQKMGFVGNEYYMNVF, from the coding sequence ATGCAGACCACCAGCGACAATTCTGATGGCGAGCCTATGCTGGATATGAACGTGACGCCGCTCATCGACGTCATGCTCGTTCTCCTGATCATGTTCATCATTACCATTCCGATCCAGACGCACGCCGTGAAGCTGGACCTGCCGGTCAACCAGCAGAACAATCCGCCGCCGCCGATCGACCCGGTGAAGAACAACGTCACCGTGACGGCGAAGGACCAGGTTCTGTGGAACGGCAATCCCGTCACGATGGATCAACTGCGCCAGTATCTCGACGTCACGCAGCAGATGAACCCGGTCCCCGAGCTTCACCTGCAGCCCGACGCGACGGCTCGCTATGAGATCGTGGACGAGGTGCTTGCCGTCACCAAGCGGGCGCACGTCCAGAAGATGGGCTTCGTCGGCAACGAATATTATATGAACGTCTTCTAA
- a CDS encoding biopolymer transporter ExbD: MAGSTISESEDEALSDINVVPLTDVMLVLLIVFLITTQVIKQAIPIKLPNVRYEPTMTKPENVSLTVRSGPGGTCEVYWGVTRVTQKELLDRSVSKLENLIKAVGGVQNVNEENMPEAHIRGDVNTQYKCIGAAIITMQQAGFQRVGFISEPPPLTGYRSE, encoded by the coding sequence ATGGCAGGATCAACAATTTCCGAAAGCGAAGACGAAGCCCTGTCGGACATCAACGTCGTTCCGTTGACTGACGTCATGCTGGTGCTTCTGATCGTCTTCCTAATCACCACCCAGGTGATCAAGCAGGCAATCCCGATCAAGTTGCCGAATGTTCGCTACGAACCGACGATGACCAAGCCCGAGAACGTCTCGCTGACTGTTCGCAGCGGCCCTGGGGGTACGTGCGAGGTTTATTGGGGCGTGACGAGGGTCACCCAGAAAGAGCTTCTCGATCGCTCGGTGTCGAAGCTCGAAAATCTCATCAAGGCCGTCGGCGGCGTTCAGAATGTCAACGAAGAGAATATGCCGGAAGCGCATATCCGCGGTGACGTGAACACGCAGTACAAGTGCATCGGCGCTGCGATCATCACCATGCAGCAGGCTGGTTTCCAGCGTGTCGGCTTCATTTCCGAGCCGCCGCCGCTGACCGGCTACCGGTCCGAATAG
- a CDS encoding MotA/TolQ/ExbB proton channel family protein — translation MQAAPAAAAAGENPYGLVPALQQGGIIAISVFAILVLMSIFSFYILFTKLMQQQKIISQGRKVRSSFWNSPNLRDAATKLESKSAYRAIVDDALLAQDQHGKLTDPIDQHDWMGNSLARSQGAISARLGEGLAFLATVGSTAPFIGLFGTVVGIYRALIKIGASGQASIDAVAGPVGEALIMTALGLVVAVPAVLAYNWLVRRNKSIMEDLAAFTNDLHGYLMSNGAVKPRLDGGTPKGGTPTRAATAPSEPVRTPTPAK, via the coding sequence ATGCAAGCAGCACCCGCAGCCGCAGCCGCAGGCGAAAACCCCTATGGTCTGGTCCCCGCTCTGCAGCAGGGCGGCATCATCGCCATTTCCGTGTTCGCCATCCTCGTCCTGATGTCGATCTTCTCCTTCTACATCCTCTTCACCAAGCTGATGCAGCAGCAGAAGATCATCAGCCAGGGCCGCAAGGTCCGCTCGAGTTTCTGGAACTCGCCGAACCTCCGCGACGCCGCGACCAAACTCGAGTCGAAGAGCGCCTATCGCGCGATTGTCGACGACGCGCTCCTGGCGCAGGACCAGCACGGAAAGCTGACCGATCCGATCGACCAGCATGACTGGATGGGCAACAGTTTGGCACGCAGCCAGGGCGCCATTAGCGCTCGTCTCGGTGAAGGCCTCGCCTTCCTCGCGACCGTCGGTTCGACGGCGCCGTTCATCGGTCTGTTCGGTACCGTGGTCGGCATCTACCGCGCGCTCATCAAGATCGGTGCGTCGGGCCAGGCATCGATCGACGCCGTCGCCGGCCCGGTCGGTGAAGCTCTCATCATGACCGCGCTCGGCCTTGTCGTCGCGGTTCCGGCCGTGCTTGCGTACAACTGGCTCGTTCGCCGCAACAAGTCGATCATGGAGGACCTCGCGGCCTTCACGAACGACCTTCACGGCTACCTGATGTCGAACGGTGCGGTGAAGCCGCGCCTCGACGGTGGCACGCCAAAGGGCGGAACGCCGACCCGCGCAGCTACCGCTCCGAGCGAGCCAGTGCGCACGCCGACTCCGGCCAAGTAA
- a CDS encoding energy transducer TonB produces the protein MSYAQRKEISGNRTMAIIFVVLIQFALGYAIVTGLAYNVIKKAAQDLKTFDVEEQPPPPEQPPPPPKDMPKVPPPPMTPPPLVRMNAPEPPIAVVESPVIPPVAPPVMAPPRPAPPPAPRQSQARSLTGSLQGLFSGDDYPPSALDNNEQGSVTVSLTIGPSGRVTGCTPSGSASSTLKQATCRIVSSRARFSPAQDENGNPTSSTYSQTIRWQIAE, from the coding sequence ATGTCTTACGCCCAACGCAAAGAAATTAGCGGCAATCGGACCATGGCGATCATCTTCGTGGTCCTGATCCAATTCGCTTTGGGTTACGCGATCGTCACCGGTCTCGCCTATAATGTGATCAAGAAGGCCGCTCAGGATCTCAAGACGTTCGACGTCGAAGAGCAGCCGCCGCCGCCCGAGCAGCCCCCGCCACCGCCGAAGGACATGCCAAAGGTCCCGCCGCCGCCGATGACTCCGCCACCGCTGGTGCGGATGAATGCGCCGGAACCACCGATCGCGGTCGTCGAATCGCCGGTGATCCCGCCGGTTGCTCCTCCGGTCATGGCCCCGCCGCGGCCGGCGCCGCCGCCGGCGCCTCGGCAGTCGCAGGCACGAAGCCTGACCGGCAGCCTTCAGGGACTGTTCTCCGGCGACGACTATCCGCCCAGCGCGCTCGACAATAACGAGCAGGGATCGGTGACCGTGTCGCTGACGATTGGCCCGAGTGGGCGTGTCACCGGCTGCACCCCCTCTGGCAGTGCGTCGTCGACGCTGAAGCAGGCTACGTGCCGGATCGTGAGTTCTCGCGCCCGGTTCAGCCCGGCGCAGGACGAAAACGGCAATCCGACGTCGAGCACCTACTCGCAGACGATTCGCTGGCAAATCGCAGAATAA
- a CDS encoding dihydroneopterin aldolase has protein sequence MSEIGLEGLVPRQLGVRSARIVLDSLEVQADIGFHDFEVGSPQRLVVTIEIWLEDADLPHGDDPARAWNYDFLRTEVQEIASARRYNLQETLAHAIFDRIAAFHGVAALRLSMAKPDIYPEAKGVGIEIASFDGLWPDMGHRG, from the coding sequence ATGAGCGAAATTGGACTTGAAGGACTCGTGCCGCGCCAGCTCGGCGTGCGTTCGGCGCGCATCGTCCTCGATTCGCTCGAAGTGCAGGCGGATATCGGATTTCACGATTTCGAAGTTGGAAGCCCGCAGCGGCTCGTGGTTACCATAGAGATTTGGCTGGAAGACGCCGACTTGCCACATGGGGACGACCCGGCGCGCGCATGGAATTACGACTTCCTTCGTACCGAGGTGCAGGAGATTGCGTCGGCCCGGCGCTACAATCTTCAGGAGACCCTGGCGCACGCAATCTTCGATCGTATCGCCGCCTTCCACGGCGTCGCGGCGCTGCGCCTGAGCATGGCGAAGCCGGACATCTATCCGGAAGCGAAGGGAGTCGGAATCGAAATCGCCTCGTTCGACGGTCTTTGGCCCGACATGGGACATCGTGGTTAA
- a CDS encoding SDR family oxidoreductase, with protein MAANRTAIVTGAGKRVGADIARALLDSGWSVVAHVHHPDDDVPAGAVKVVADLQSLDCAETIFEAAAGLSQVRMLVNNAARFAWDGFGEFSAEEFDAHSAVNARAPALLTEEFARQHSAGDDGLVVNMLDSKLAAPNPDYLSYTLSKAALASFTELAARALAVRGIRVNAIAPGLMLRSSGQTEENFRAMHSNNPLHRGVGSRDVIDAIAYLAEARCITGQTLVIDSGQRFTGLERDVQFLGDR; from the coding sequence ATGGCCGCAAATCGAACCGCAATCGTGACAGGTGCCGGCAAGCGCGTCGGTGCCGATATCGCGCGCGCGCTTCTGGACAGCGGCTGGTCGGTCGTCGCGCATGTGCACCACCCGGACGACGACGTGCCGGCAGGCGCGGTCAAGGTTGTGGCCGACCTTCAGTCGCTGGATTGCGCAGAGACGATATTCGAAGCCGCTGCGGGGCTGTCGCAAGTCCGGATGCTGGTAAATAACGCCGCGCGTTTTGCCTGGGATGGGTTCGGTGAGTTCAGCGCGGAGGAGTTCGACGCGCACTCAGCGGTAAACGCTCGCGCACCGGCGCTACTTACAGAGGAGTTCGCGCGACAGCATTCGGCCGGGGACGATGGCCTCGTCGTGAACATGCTCGATTCGAAGCTCGCCGCGCCGAACCCGGATTACCTCAGCTACACTTTGTCCAAGGCCGCGCTCGCGAGCTTCACGGAGCTTGCTGCACGCGCGCTTGCGGTCAGAGGCATCCGAGTCAATGCGATTGCGCCCGGCCTGATGCTTCGGTCGAGCGGTCAGACCGAAGAGAATTTCCGCGCCATGCATTCGAACAACCCCCTGCATCGGGGCGTCGGATCTCGGGACGTGATCGACGCGATCGCATATCTGGCCGAGGCGCGATGTATTACCGGCCAAACTCTGGTGATCGACTCAGGCCAGCGATTCACGGGTCTCGAACGCGACGTGCAATTTCTGGGGGACCGATGA
- a CDS encoding DUF1285 domain-containing protein, with translation MPESRPPIELRGLSLAHLQKLAAERRLPPVEQWTPERCGHSAMRIARDGTWYHEGSPIGRPAMARLFATVLRREKDGRHVLVTPVEKLDIDVDSTAFRAIEMRSEGEREGRRIAFLLDTGDLVMLDKDHPLAILQEEYGLSPRVAVRHGLEAELARPVYYELAEIALAEGNQPPGVWSNGTFFPLEAGE, from the coding sequence ATGCCCGAGAGCCGCCCACCCATCGAGCTACGAGGCCTGAGCCTCGCCCATCTCCAAAAGCTGGCCGCCGAGCGCCGGTTGCCGCCGGTCGAGCAGTGGACTCCGGAGCGGTGCGGTCATTCCGCCATGCGCATTGCACGCGACGGGACCTGGTATCACGAGGGTTCGCCCATTGGCCGGCCGGCGATGGCTCGGCTCTTCGCCACCGTGCTCCGGCGAGAGAAAGATGGCCGCCATGTTCTCGTCACGCCGGTCGAGAAACTCGACATCGACGTCGATTCGACAGCGTTCCGGGCGATCGAAATGCGAAGCGAGGGCGAAAGAGAAGGACGCCGAATCGCCTTCCTGCTCGACACGGGCGACTTGGTAATGCTCGATAAGGATCATCCGCTGGCTATTCTCCAGGAAGAGTACGGCCTCTCGCCACGGGTCGCCGTGCGCCATGGCCTGGAAGCGGAACTCGCACGGCCGGTCTATTACGAACTTGCCGAGATCGCCCTAGCGGAAGGCAATCAGCCGCCCGGCGTTTGGAGCAACGGCACCTTCTTCCCGCTCGAGGCCGGCGAATGA
- a CDS encoding CoA pyrophosphatase, producing the protein MTLADRLRAALASPTNEQPLEGDFPELRATASVPAAVLVGITDRSDPGVILTVRREHMRTHAGQVAFPGGRIDAGEDPQSAALREAHEELLLDPQAVDLAGAIEPYRTVTGYVVTPVIGVVPPDLPLTPHEHEVADWFEAPLAHLLNPANQLYRSALFQGQERHYYEIMWEGRRIWGATAAMIVNLSRRLQWS; encoded by the coding sequence ATGACCCTCGCCGACCGCCTCCGCGCGGCACTAGCCTCCCCCACGAATGAACAGCCTCTCGAAGGCGATTTTCCCGAATTGAGGGCGACGGCCAGCGTACCAGCAGCGGTTCTCGTCGGGATCACCGACCGTTCCGATCCCGGTGTCATCCTGACGGTCCGGCGCGAGCACATGCGGACCCACGCCGGCCAGGTCGCTTTCCCCGGCGGCCGAATTGACGCTGGCGAAGATCCACAGTCGGCCGCCTTGCGCGAGGCGCACGAAGAGCTTCTCCTCGACCCTCAAGCTGTGGACCTGGCCGGCGCCATCGAGCCTTATCGCACCGTAACGGGCTACGTCGTCACCCCGGTGATCGGCGTGGTCCCGCCCGATCTGCCGCTCACCCCGCACGAGCATGAAGTCGCCGACTGGTTCGAAGCGCCGCTCGCTCACTTGCTCAACCCGGCCAACCAGCTTTACCGCAGCGCATTGTTCCAGGGGCAGGAACGCCACTATTACGAAATCATGTGGGAAGGACGCAGGATCTGGGGCGCGACGGCCGCGATGATCGTCAACCTGTCTCGCCGCCTGCAGTGGAGCTGA